The proteins below come from a single Spirochaetaceae bacterium genomic window:
- a CDS encoding GxxExxY protein, with amino-acid sequence MSDILFKNECFLIQGAIFEVHNEMGNGFLEAVYQECLEKEFKIRHIPFQAQYPLTLLYKGEKLVQKYIPDFICYNNKIIIEIKAVKELLPEHQAQLLNYLKVTNLKLGLLINFGAYPKAEIMRMAN; translated from the coding sequence TTGAGTGATATTTTGTTTAAAAATGAATGTTTTTTAATCCAAGGGGCCATCTTTGAAGTACATAATGAGATGGGAAACGGTTTTTTAGAGGCTGTATACCAAGAATGCCTTGAAAAAGAGTTTAAAATACGACATATTCCCTTTCAAGCTCAATATCCATTAACACTTTTATATAAAGGAGAAAAATTAGTACAAAAGTATATACCCGACTTTATCTGTTATAATAATAAAATAATAATAGAAATAAAAGCGGTTAAAGAACTTTTACCTGAACATCAAGCGCAACTGTTAAATTATTTAAAAGTAACTAATTTAAAATTAGGTTTGCTTATAAACTTTGGGGCATATCCTAAAGCAGAGATAATGCGTATGGCAAATTAA